A genomic segment from uncultured Desulfuromonas sp. encodes:
- a CDS encoding SDR family NAD(P)-dependent oxidoreductase, whose protein sequence is MSTIAIVGSGPGLEIAVARRFAKEGFHIALISRNQSHVDALASELNKQGFTARGYAANVRCPEALKLALDEAAKELGPVEVLQYSPVPQQEFLRPLLETSVANLTAATEFSINGPVAAVNQVLSGMRALEQGTILFVNGASGARPNANVAGTSIAFAGESAYAQMLHDVLSKEGIYVGQFIIPKAISPGHPTHDPDVLAETLWLMHTTRDTFRWFAEDLDD, encoded by the coding sequence ATGAGCACAATCGCTATCGTCGGATCAGGCCCCGGGCTCGAAATCGCCGTCGCCCGCCGCTTTGCCAAAGAGGGCTTCCATATCGCCCTGATTTCCCGCAACCAGAGCCATGTCGATGCGCTGGCCAGCGAGCTCAACAAACAAGGCTTTACTGCACGTGGCTATGCAGCCAACGTGCGCTGTCCGGAAGCCTTGAAGCTGGCTCTCGACGAGGCGGCTAAAGAACTCGGCCCGGTTGAAGTGCTTCAATACAGCCCGGTGCCACAACAAGAGTTTCTGCGCCCCCTGCTCGAAACCAGTGTGGCGAACCTGACTGCAGCGACGGAATTTTCTATCAACGGTCCTGTTGCTGCTGTCAATCAGGTGCTGTCGGGAATGCGTGCTTTAGAGCAAGGCACCATCCTATTCGTCAATGGTGCCAGCGGCGCCCGGCCCAATGCCAATGTGGCCGGCACGTCCATCGCCTTTGCCGGCGAAAGCGCCTATGCACAGATGCTTCATGATGTGCTTTCCAAAGAAGGCATCTATGTCGGTCAGTTCATTATCCCCAAAGCCATCAGCCCCGGCCATCCGACCCATGATCCCGATGTGCTCGCTGAAACTCTGTGGCTGATGCACACCACCCGCGACACATTCCGCTGGTTTGCCGAAGATCTGGATGACTGA
- a CDS encoding SDR family oxidoreductase yields MTISPLDYTGKVALVTGAASGMGLATAIAFAEAGASVVLSDYREDVLREEVKKLTAAGHTVLAVPCDVSDEAQVAALVDRTVAQFGRLDVAFNNASVMAKVVPTADSTIEEWDRVVNINLRGVWACMKHEIRQMQQQGGGAIVNNASVGALTGNPGIPSYIASKHGVVGLTRTAALEYVTHGIRVNAVNPGLIDTKIGRDVVEGNEEAYAEMESHIPIGRSGRPEEIAAAVLWLCSPGASYVVGQALTVDGGMTVG; encoded by the coding sequence ATGACCATCTCCCCCCTTGATTACACAGGAAAAGTTGCCTTGGTCACCGGTGCCGCTTCAGGCATGGGCCTGGCAACCGCCATTGCATTTGCCGAGGCCGGCGCCAGCGTTGTCCTCTCCGACTACCGCGAAGATGTGCTTCGTGAAGAAGTAAAAAAATTGACCGCAGCCGGTCACACGGTTCTCGCCGTGCCCTGCGATGTCAGCGACGAAGCACAGGTTGCCGCCTTGGTCGACCGCACTGTAGCCCAGTTTGGCCGTCTCGATGTCGCCTTTAACAACGCCAGTGTCATGGCCAAAGTCGTCCCGACCGCTGACAGCACCATTGAAGAATGGGACCGGGTTGTTAACATTAACCTGCGCGGCGTATGGGCGTGCATGAAGCACGAAATTCGCCAGATGCAGCAACAGGGCGGTGGCGCCATCGTTAACAATGCGTCGGTCGGTGCCCTCACCGGCAACCCCGGCATCCCGTCCTACATTGCCTCCAAACATGGCGTGGTCGGCCTGACTCGCACTGCCGCACTCGAATACGTCACACACGGGATTCGTGTCAATGCGGTGAACCCCGGTCTGATCGATACCAAGATCGGTCGCGACGTCGTCGAAGGCAACGAAGAAGCCTATGCCGAAATGGAAAGTCATATTCCCATCGGTCGCTCCGGGCGGCCTGAAGAGATCGCCGCCGCCGTGCTGTGGTTGTGCAGCCCCGGAGCAAGCTACGTGGTCGGTCAGGCATTGACTGTCGACGGCGGCATGACGGTTGGTTAA
- a CDS encoding cupin domain-containing protein gives MRHAILLLSVSLLLMATSAWSNQAPESEKTAQTFYAAGTQQSFKGPDNLFTGDVMVDMLFPANDTAHYSGAYVTFAPGARTAWHYHPAGQHMIVTDGVALTGTRDGHIISFHAGESVWCPPDIDHWHGATPDAPMTHLVITGSLDGQNVIWKEKVTDAQYAGQ, from the coding sequence ATGAGACATGCAATTCTTTTATTATCTGTGAGCCTGCTGCTGATGGCCACAAGCGCCTGGTCGAATCAGGCTCCTGAGAGCGAAAAGACAGCACAAACGTTTTACGCTGCCGGAACACAGCAGTCGTTTAAAGGGCCGGACAACCTGTTTACCGGAGATGTTATGGTGGACATGCTGTTTCCCGCCAATGACACGGCCCACTATTCCGGGGCCTATGTCACCTTCGCACCCGGCGCCCGCACCGCATGGCATTACCACCCTGCCGGACAACACATGATTGTCACCGACGGGGTTGCCCTGACCGGCACCCGTGATGGCCACATTATTTCTTTTCATGCCGGTGAAAGCGTCTGGTGTCCGCCTGATATCGACCACTGGCATGGCGCCACACCCGACGCCCCCATGACCCATCTGGTCATTACCGGCTCTTTGGATGGCCAGAATGTCATCTGGAAGGAAAAAGTCACCGACGCTCAGTATGCCGGACAATAA
- a CDS encoding carboxymuconolactone decarboxylase family protein: protein MKKALFACLMACLTLFTLWLPSAALSSEGKLMETTSPLNQRQQSIITIAAFTASGDLDALNNALQTGLDAGLSVNEIKEVLVQMYAYCGFPRSLNGLGTFMALLDTRQAQGITDVMGPEATPVSEDFDRDQYGAKVRAQLAGLEQDISGAKWQQFSPVMDQFLKEHLFADIFVRDVISHQDRELATIAALANMSGTEGQLAFHLSAAMNSGLTAAQLKAFVAILNTQVNSQQAQTANQVLNNILQNKTK, encoded by the coding sequence ATGAAAAAAGCTCTTTTCGCCTGTTTGATGGCCTGTCTGACGTTATTCACCCTGTGGCTGCCCTCGGCAGCCCTCAGTTCGGAGGGAAAGCTTATGGAAACCACGTCGCCCCTCAATCAACGACAACAAAGCATCATCACTATTGCCGCCTTTACCGCCAGCGGTGACCTGGATGCCCTTAATAACGCGCTGCAAACCGGTTTGGATGCCGGCTTGAGCGTCAACGAGATCAAAGAAGTACTCGTGCAGATGTATGCCTACTGCGGATTTCCCCGCAGCCTCAACGGTCTGGGTACGTTTATGGCCCTGCTCGACACGCGCCAGGCCCAAGGGATCACCGATGTCATGGGACCCGAAGCCACGCCGGTTAGCGAGGATTTCGACCGCGATCAGTACGGAGCCAAAGTGAGGGCCCAGCTTGCCGGACTGGAGCAGGATATCTCCGGCGCAAAATGGCAGCAGTTTTCTCCAGTGATGGATCAATTCCTCAAAGAACATCTGTTTGCCGATATCTTTGTCCGCGACGTGATCAGTCATCAGGACCGCGAGCTGGCGACCATTGCCGCCCTGGCCAACATGAGCGGCACCGAAGGGCAGCTTGCCTTTCATCTATCCGCCGCAATGAACTCCGGGCTCACAGCAGCGCAGCTCAAGGCTTTTGTCGCCATACTCAACACGCAGGTCAACTCACAGCAGGCCCAGACAGCGAATCAGGTTCTGAACAACATCTTGCAAAACAAGACCAAGTAA
- a CDS encoding iron-containing alcohol dehydrogenase, with product MSFQHYVPTRLLFGQGQIKNLHKQQLPGKKALIVISSGTSTRKYGYLATVEQQLQLAGVSSTVFDEIQPNPTRKNVMAGAACAKANGCDFVIGLGGGSSLDASKAIAIMATNDGDYWDYIHGGSGKGQSVTNAPLPIVAITTTAGTGTEADPWTVVTNEETNEKIGFGFDATFPMLSVVDPEMMTSVPPEYTAYQGFDALFHSVEGYVSKMAHAMSDIYALAAIESVAANLEAAVKDGQNLEAREKVALGNTLSGFVESICGVTSQHSLEHALSAAHPDLPHGAGLIMLSRAYFSHFAQSGACDERMIAMAKAMGNKEATKAIDFVDTLVALQQACGVAELKMSDYGIEKSDLPHLAKEARRTMGRIFNCDPVTLSDEDCTAILEASYR from the coding sequence ATGTCTTTTCAGCATTATGTTCCGACACGACTTTTATTTGGCCAGGGCCAGATCAAAAACCTTCACAAACAACAGTTGCCCGGCAAAAAAGCCCTGATTGTCATTTCCAGCGGCACGTCCACCCGCAAGTACGGTTATCTGGCAACCGTTGAGCAGCAACTGCAACTGGCTGGTGTCAGCTCGACGGTTTTTGATGAGATTCAGCCCAATCCAACCAGGAAAAATGTTATGGCCGGCGCGGCCTGTGCCAAAGCCAATGGTTGTGATTTTGTCATCGGCCTTGGCGGCGGCAGCTCCCTCGATGCTTCCAAGGCGATTGCCATCATGGCGACCAATGATGGCGATTACTGGGATTATATCCACGGCGGCAGTGGCAAAGGACAAAGCGTCACCAACGCACCTTTGCCCATTGTGGCCATCACCACTACTGCCGGGACTGGAACCGAGGCCGATCCCTGGACCGTCGTTACCAACGAGGAGACCAATGAAAAAATCGGTTTCGGCTTTGACGCCACTTTCCCGATGCTGTCGGTTGTCGACCCGGAAATGATGACCAGTGTCCCCCCCGAATACACGGCCTATCAGGGCTTTGACGCCCTGTTCCACAGCGTCGAAGGCTACGTCTCAAAAATGGCCCACGCCATGAGTGACATCTATGCACTGGCGGCCATTGAAAGCGTTGCCGCCAACCTCGAAGCGGCAGTCAAGGATGGACAAAACCTTGAGGCGCGCGAAAAAGTCGCCCTCGGCAACACCCTGTCCGGGTTTGTCGAGAGCATCTGCGGCGTTACCAGCCAGCATTCTCTGGAACACGCGCTATCGGCCGCGCATCCCGACCTGCCCCACGGTGCTGGACTGATCATGCTCAGCCGCGCCTATTTCAGCCATTTTGCCCAATCAGGTGCCTGTGACGAGCGGATGATTGCCATGGCCAAAGCCATGGGCAACAAAGAGGCCACCAAAGCCATAGACTTTGTCGATACCCTTGTTGCCTTGCAACAGGCCTGTGGTGTGGCGGAGCTAAAAATGTCGGATTACGGCATCGAAAAAAGCGACCTTCCTCATCTGGCCAAAGAAGCCCGTCGCACCATGGGGCGGATCTTTAACTGTGACCCGGTCACCCTCAGTGATGAGGACTGCACAGCGATCCTCGAAGCCTCATATCGTTAG
- a CDS encoding cyclophilin-like fold protein, whose product MCSPGASTQAAGNLTTMKISVHANGTITVFELNDSPAAAALYEQLPLECPVEDFASNEKIFYPPNKLTTSDTPLVSKAPVGALAYYAPWGNVVMFYQPFGSAPGLYALGHAISGQEQIRTMSGTLQIAQEKP is encoded by the coding sequence ATGTGCAGCCCGGGTGCCTCCACCCAGGCTGCGGGGAATCTAACCACCATGAAAATATCTGTCCACGCAAACGGCACCATCACCGTCTTCGAACTCAACGACAGCCCTGCAGCGGCAGCCCTGTACGAACAACTGCCGCTCGAGTGTCCGGTTGAGGATTTTGCCAGCAACGAAAAAATCTTTTATCCCCCGAACAAGCTCACCACCAGCGACACGCCACTGGTCAGTAAGGCGCCGGTCGGCGCACTGGCCTACTATGCGCCATGGGGCAACGTGGTGATGTTTTACCAACCGTTCGGCTCAGCACCGGGGCTGTATGCGTTGGGCCACGCCATATCGGGGCAGGAACAGATTCGCACCATGTCGGGCACACTGCAGATCGCTCAGGAGAAACCATGA
- a CDS encoding cyclophilin-like fold protein yields the protein MTTNNTINTDNALSEKVFAITLTVGTTVIPAFLNESRSARELVSRLPYTVQLHKYEHDYCGVMQEPLPYNDTDLRHGWSNGDIAFAADGGYFAILYKDEEISQQFGNLVTLGKINAPLRVMDTLDDAISVTIERH from the coding sequence ATGACAACAAACAACACGATCAATACAGATAATGCCCTAAGTGAAAAAGTCTTTGCCATCACGTTGACGGTTGGCACCACCGTGATCCCGGCCTTCTTAAACGAAAGCCGGTCCGCCCGTGAACTGGTGTCCAGACTGCCCTACACAGTACAGCTACACAAATATGAGCACGATTATTGTGGTGTGATGCAGGAGCCACTGCCGTACAATGACACGGATCTGCGTCACGGCTGGTCCAACGGCGATATCGCCTTTGCCGCGGATGGCGGTTATTTTGCCATCCTCTACAAAGACGAAGAGATCTCCCAGCAATTCGGCAACCTGGTAACACTTGGCAAAATCAATGCGCCACTGCGTGTTATGGATACCTTGGATGACGCCATCTCCGTCACCATTGAACGTCACTGA
- a CDS encoding flavodoxin family protein encodes MKKNILILSSSPRKGGNSDRLCDEFMRGAIETGHTVEKIRLAEQDIRYCTGCCTCINKQGACVQQDDVNAIVQKMIACDVLVLATPVYFHAMNAQMKTFIDRCCSAYTLIEGKEVYFFASAAGGTSEARKAADSLRVFTDCLKNITEKGLLSATGMWNVGGVEGNPVLKQAYTLGKNA; translated from the coding sequence ATGAAAAAAAACATCCTCATCCTGTCGTCAAGTCCGAGAAAAGGGGGCAACTCCGATCGGCTGTGTGATGAATTTATGCGCGGAGCCATTGAGACCGGTCACACGGTGGAGAAAATCCGCCTGGCGGAACAAGACATCCGCTACTGTACCGGCTGCTGCACCTGCATCAACAAACAGGGGGCCTGCGTACAACAGGATGACGTGAACGCGATTGTGCAAAAGATGATCGCCTGCGATGTCTTGGTTCTGGCCACACCGGTTTATTTTCACGCCATGAATGCCCAGATGAAAACCTTCATTGACCGCTGCTGCTCGGCTTATACCCTGATTGAAGGCAAAGAGGTGTATTTTTTTGCCTCCGCTGCCGGTGGCACCAGTGAAGCCCGTAAGGCTGCCGACAGCCTGCGGGTTTTTACCGACTGCCTGAAAAACATCACCGAGAAAGGCCTGCTCAGTGCCACCGGTATGTGGAATGTTGGCGGTGTCGAGGGAAATCCAGTACTCAAGCAGGCCTATACTCTGGGGAAAAATGCCTGA
- a CDS encoding MBL fold metallo-hydrolase yields the protein MLSSLLILAVGCLVAACIVLNQPKFGEAPQGDRLAAIQNSPHYSDGAFKNLIDTPKFTQEVSTLSILWNDLRNPPQRRVPEHPLPVMKTDLTTLDLTQDQVIWLGHSSFFIQIGGKTILLDPVFSASAAPLSSFNKAFAGTSLYTADDMPPIDLLLISHDHWDHLDYPTVTALKNKVAQVVCPLGVGAYFEKWGFPTEKIHDRDWNQDYAEDGLIIHVLPARHYSGRLLRQNQTLWAAFALGTSTKRLFFSGDSGYGPHFAEIGQRFGGFDFAAVECGQYDPRWANIHMTPEEAVKAVNDLKADAFLPCHIGRFSIARHAWDEPFFRVAAASRDEAFKLATPLIGEPVPLSDATQKNHPWWESTLSMSHQ from the coding sequence ATGCTCAGCAGTCTACTTATACTGGCTGTCGGTTGTCTCGTTGCGGCCTGCATTGTGCTCAACCAGCCTAAATTCGGCGAGGCACCGCAGGGTGACCGTCTGGCGGCCATCCAAAATTCACCGCACTATTCCGACGGAGCATTCAAAAACCTCATCGACACCCCCAAATTCACCCAGGAGGTCAGCACGCTGTCAATCCTGTGGAACGATTTGCGCAACCCGCCACAACGGCGGGTGCCAGAGCATCCCCTGCCCGTAATGAAAACCGACCTGACGACGCTCGACCTGACCCAGGATCAGGTGATCTGGCTCGGCCACTCGTCGTTCTTCATTCAGATCGGCGGCAAGACAATCCTCCTCGATCCGGTGTTCAGTGCCTCCGCGGCGCCGCTGTCCTCCTTTAACAAGGCTTTTGCCGGGACCTCCCTCTACACCGCTGATGACATGCCACCCATAGATCTTCTGCTGATCTCCCATGACCACTGGGATCATCTCGATTATCCGACCGTTACGGCGTTAAAAAACAAGGTCGCCCAAGTCGTGTGCCCGCTGGGTGTCGGCGCTTATTTTGAAAAATGGGGCTTCCCGACAGAGAAGATTCATGACCGGGATTGGAACCAGGATTACGCGGAAGATGGCCTGATCATTCACGTGTTACCGGCACGCCATTACTCCGGACGTCTGCTGCGCCAGAATCAAACCCTGTGGGCGGCCTTTGCCTTGGGAACATCGACGAAACGGCTGTTTTTCAGTGGTGACAGCGGCTATGGACCCCACTTTGCCGAGATCGGCCAACGATTCGGCGGTTTCGATTTTGCGGCCGTCGAATGCGGACAATACGACCCGCGCTGGGCCAACATCCATATGACACCGGAAGAGGCGGTCAAAGCGGTCAACGACCTGAAAGCCGACGCCTTCCTGCCCTGCCATATCGGTCGCTTTTCCATCGCCCGCCATGCCTGGGATGAACCGTTCTTCCGCGTTGCGGCAGCGAGTCGCGACGAAGCATTTAAGCTGGCAACACCACTGATCGGCGAGCCTGTTCCCCTATCCGACGCCACGCAGAAGAATCACCCGTGGTGGGAGAGCACCCTGTCCATGAGCCATCAATGA
- a CDS encoding Bcr/CflA family multidrug efflux MFS transporter, with amino-acid sequence MNQTHVQPRWHVLLVLSLLMGFASISTDLYLPAIPAMAESLGANAGMMEFTISGYLIGFSLGQLVWGPVSDAHGRRPAIAIGLVMFMIGSAGCALSDNAMTIIGWRVVQALGACASVALSRAMVRDLYQGNYAAQMLSTLITIMAIAPLIGPLVGGQIIGLAGWRAIFWVLVLVGAITFVALFSIPETHPKERRNQEHIIYAMSRYWHLLQHKRLLGYLCVGGFYYAGMFAYVAGTPFVYISYYQVAPQSYGWLFALGIIGIMISNQINARLVRKVGYDRLLLYGTLLATLFSLFTALACQTGWGGLWGLVVPLVLFVSATGLIVANAITGALADFPQRSGAISALTGAFQYGSGILGSGLVGVFANETPQPMGWVIGISGIGCLVSMVLIRKTHGTTE; translated from the coding sequence ATGAACCAAACACACGTACAACCACGCTGGCATGTTCTTCTGGTGCTAAGTCTGTTGATGGGCTTCGCTTCAATCTCTACAGACCTCTATTTGCCAGCCATTCCGGCCATGGCCGAATCTCTTGGTGCCAATGCCGGGATGATGGAATTCACCATCTCCGGCTACCTGATCGGTTTCAGTCTCGGCCAGTTGGTGTGGGGCCCGGTCAGTGACGCTCATGGTCGGCGACCGGCTATCGCGATTGGCCTGGTTATGTTCATGATCGGTTCAGCGGGGTGTGCCTTGTCGGACAACGCCATGACCATCATCGGCTGGCGGGTCGTCCAGGCCCTTGGCGCCTGCGCCAGCGTCGCCCTCTCTCGTGCCATGGTCCGTGACCTGTACCAGGGCAACTATGCTGCCCAAATGCTGTCCACCCTGATTACCATCATGGCCATTGCCCCCCTGATCGGTCCGCTTGTTGGTGGGCAAATTATTGGCCTTGCTGGATGGCGGGCGATCTTCTGGGTTTTGGTACTTGTCGGTGCCATCACCTTTGTTGCCCTGTTCAGCATTCCGGAAACCCACCCCAAAGAGCGGCGCAATCAGGAACACATTATTTACGCCATGAGCCGTTATTGGCACTTGTTGCAACATAAACGGTTACTCGGCTACCTGTGTGTCGGCGGCTTTTATTATGCCGGTATGTTTGCCTATGTCGCTGGCACCCCGTTTGTCTATATCAGCTATTACCAGGTGGCACCGCAGTCTTATGGCTGGTTGTTTGCTCTGGGGATCATCGGCATTATGATCTCTAATCAGATCAACGCCCGCCTGGTCCGGAAGGTCGGGTATGATCGTCTGTTGCTGTACGGCACTCTGCTCGCCACCCTGTTCTCTCTCTTCACCGCCCTGGCGTGCCAAACCGGTTGGGGAGGTTTGTGGGGGCTAGTGGTCCCGCTGGTGTTATTTGTCTCTGCAACCGGACTGATCGTCGCCAATGCCATCACCGGTGCATTAGCGGATTTCCCACAACGCTCGGGCGCGATCTCGGCGCTGACTGGGGCGTTTCAATATGGCAGCGGCATTCTCGGTTCCGGACTTGTTGGGGTTTTCGCCAATGAAACACCCCAGCCCATGGGCTGGGTGATCGGTATAAGCGGAATCGGCTGTTTGGTTTCCATGGTGCTGATACGCAAGACCCACGGCACAACAGAATAG
- the moaA gene encoding GTP 3',8-cyclase MoaA, translated as MKLIDRYGRKINYLRLSITDRCNMRCRYCMPAHGVEKITHDDVLSYEELYRISKAAVATGIEKIRVTGGEPLVRKGVVPFLERLSRIDGLKQLVLTTNGLMLDEMAYDLKQAGVKHLNVSLDSLNAKTFAEVTRGANLVKVLAGLAAAERVGLPVKLNMVVMRGVNDHEIERFAELTRDKPLAVRFIEYMPALKEPGWQKLSLSGHEVLERLGERYRLDAVDRHELAGPACEYRIPGAKGTIGVITPITGHFCNSCNRIRVTSTGKARSCLFSEKGVDLKPILDSQDQLALQGALRTVVTLKPDMHNVSVDHCDHTAFAMSNIGG; from the coding sequence ATGAAACTGATCGACCGTTACGGGAGAAAAATCAATTATCTCCGCTTGTCCATCACCGACCGTTGCAATATGCGTTGTCGCTATTGTATGCCGGCTCATGGTGTGGAAAAAATCACCCATGACGATGTGCTCAGCTATGAAGAGCTCTATCGCATTTCCAAAGCCGCTGTTGCGACCGGCATTGAGAAGATCCGTGTTACCGGTGGTGAACCGCTGGTCCGTAAGGGTGTAGTGCCGTTTCTTGAGCGCCTGTCTCGTATTGATGGACTCAAGCAACTGGTGTTGACTACCAATGGTCTGATGCTCGATGAGATGGCCTATGATCTCAAACAGGCCGGTGTCAAACACCTCAATGTCAGCCTCGATTCTCTCAATGCCAAGACCTTCGCAGAAGTGACCCGTGGCGCCAATCTGGTGAAAGTCCTCGCCGGTCTGGCAGCGGCTGAGCGCGTTGGTCTGCCGGTCAAGCTCAACATGGTGGTGATGCGTGGTGTCAATGATCATGAAATCGAGCGTTTTGCCGAGCTGACTCGTGACAAGCCGCTGGCGGTACGCTTCATCGAATACATGCCCGCCCTGAAAGAACCGGGCTGGCAGAAGTTGTCATTGTCTGGCCATGAGGTGCTTGAACGTCTCGGCGAGCGCTATCGCCTCGATGCTGTAGATCGCCACGAACTGGCCGGTCCGGCCTGTGAATACCGGATTCCCGGTGCCAAGGGTACCATTGGCGTGATTACGCCGATCACCGGCCATTTCTGCAACAGCTGTAATCGCATTCGTGTCACTTCCACCGGTAAGGCACGCAGCTGCCTGTTTTCTGAAAAAGGGGTCGATCTCAAGCCGATCCTCGACAGTCAGGATCAACTGGCCCTGCAGGGCGCATTGCGCACCGTGGTCACACTCAAACCGGATATGCATAACGTCAGCGTGGATCATTGCGATCATACCGCTTTTGCCATGTCCAATATCGGCGGTTAA
- a CDS encoding DUF4242 domain-containing protein, with protein sequence MPTFVVERDLEGAGWLSAEQLQGIAHRACEVVDAMDHQVTWVESYVTENKFYCVYVAPDVAAVQEHAMRGELPISRVAEVFKKFGPEADNA encoded by the coding sequence ATGCCAACATTTGTTGTTGAACGAGATCTCGAAGGTGCCGGCTGGCTCTCAGCCGAACAACTCCAGGGCATTGCCCATCGCGCCTGCGAAGTCGTCGATGCCATGGACCACCAGGTGACCTGGGTAGAAAGCTACGTCACCGAAAACAAGTTTTACTGCGTGTATGTTGCACCTGACGTGGCCGCGGTGCAGGAACATGCCATGCGTGGAGAGCTTCCAATCAGCCGGGTGGCTGAAGTGTTCAAGAAATTTGGACCGGAAGCAGACAACGCCTGA
- a CDS encoding HesA/MoeB/ThiF family protein, whose amino-acid sequence MSEIRASVEHCVCDGMLSWSDQLTIARQYGVSVAYIEAVALERGILPARYQRNRNMLNCRDQLALFSSHVAVVGCGGLGGYIIEELARIGIGHLTVIDPDIFEEHNLNRQILSTPADLGHDKVAVAVRRVAEVNPAVTVTPIVKALSRNNGCGLLAGSQVVVDGLDNIDTRLELSDVCETLELPLVHGAIAGWYGHVTSQMPGDTSLKTLYGQKQRPKGIEGSLGNPSFTPSLIASVQVAEVIKILLNHGEPLRHRLFTIDLLDMECIETPL is encoded by the coding sequence ATGTCGGAAATTCGCGCCAGTGTTGAACACTGCGTATGTGACGGCATGCTCAGCTGGAGTGATCAGCTGACGATTGCGCGCCAATATGGTGTCAGCGTGGCGTATATCGAAGCGGTCGCACTGGAACGCGGCATTCTTCCGGCACGTTACCAGCGCAATCGCAACATGCTCAATTGTCGCGATCAACTGGCTCTCTTCAGCAGCCATGTCGCCGTAGTTGGTTGCGGCGGTCTGGGTGGCTATATCATTGAAGAGCTGGCGCGTATCGGCATCGGTCATCTGACGGTGATCGATCCGGATATTTTTGAAGAACACAATTTGAATCGTCAGATTCTGTCGACTCCGGCCGATCTTGGTCACGACAAAGTTGCCGTGGCAGTGCGTCGTGTTGCGGAAGTCAATCCTGCCGTGACCGTCACCCCCATTGTTAAAGCCCTGTCGCGCAACAATGGCTGTGGCCTGCTGGCCGGATCACAGGTGGTTGTCGATGGTCTCGACAACATCGATACCCGCCTTGAACTTTCTGACGTGTGTGAAACCCTCGAGCTTCCACTGGTGCATGGTGCTATTGCCGGCTGGTATGGCCACGTCACCTCACAGATGCCCGGGGACACGAGTTTAAAAACCCTTTACGGCCAGAAACAACGACCCAAAGGGATTGAGGGATCGTTGGGAAATCCCTCGTTTACCCCGAGCCTGATTGCCTCCGTGCAAGTGGCCGAGGTGATCAAGATTCTGTTGAACCATGGGGAACCCCTGCGCCATCGCCTGTTTACTATCGATTTATTGGATATGGAGTGTATCGAAACACCCCTGTAA
- a CDS encoding MoaD/ThiS family protein, with translation MMNITVKLFANFRVGRFKEAQRNYPDNTPCRLVLQELYITEEELGVLMVNSRHADPDQELKDGDTVSIFPLVGGG, from the coding sequence ATGATGAATATCACAGTCAAGCTGTTTGCCAACTTTCGCGTTGGACGCTTCAAAGAAGCACAGCGCAATTACCCGGATAACACGCCGTGTCGGCTGGTGCTGCAGGAGTTGTACATCACCGAAGAGGAGTTAGGCGTATTGATGGTGAACAGTCGACATGCCGATCCGGATCAGGAACTGAAGGACGGCGATACTGTCTCCATCTTCCCTCTCGTTGGAGGGGGTTAG